The sequence GTTCGAGGTCTACTTGGAATGTCTGCTCGCTGGATGTGTCCTCATCATCTTGGTGCGAATCTTCCCCCAAAACAACCGTAGGCCAGTCTGAGGGGATAGGCTCCCATGCGCCCTCGCCCAGAAGACTGGCGGCTAAATCTCCCAAGCTATGCTCGAAGATTTGCTGAAAGGCTGCTTCTCCTCCATCGGCTGGATCGGCTGTCGCCAAGAATTCTAGGATTTCGTCCTGGGTGGCTTCCAGGTCATGCTCGATTCTCAGCCAGAGTGTTTGCGCCAGATTATAGCTGAATGGATTACTGTTTCCCGGCAGGAACCATGACTCCCCACTCCAAAAACCTTGGATCGTGGACTCGTTCCAGTACTCATAGCATTCCTGTAAGAGCAGGCGGTCCATGCTCATCGTAATCGTGTTACAGACTACTTGCTCCATTCTCATCGCGATGGCTTCATTGACCCACAGAGGAATAGAGAGGTGGGACAAGCAGGCATGGGTGAGTTCATGAACAAAGACGGTTTTTGAACTCACGTAATCGATAACGGGAAAAGCGAAATGGGGGTATCCTGAGCTGATAAAAATTCCACCAGATGAGGGGTTTTCTCCATCTTGGTGAAATGGAGTGATGTACTGGTAGTACTCCTCCGGACTACGAAACATGAGTCCCACGTATTTGCCTGTTTTGTTGTTAGCAGCAATGCCGGGCAAGACCTTAAAAATTTGTTTAAGCGCGCTTTCATAAGCTTTGCACGCATGCTTGATGCTCCGCTTGCTATCTTTGGAAAGGAGAAGGAAATTTTCTGTTTCGTAAATTTCATAACCCTTGCCGTATTGCTGCTGGATACCGCAGACCCAAAACCTAGCCACATGATTCCAAATCTCGGCATGTTCATTCTCGTGGTAGAGGTTCTCAATGGATGATCTAACTGAGGTCCAGTCTGGGTAGCATGGACCTGCTGCGGGGATGAGGGCTTCGATGATTTGTGGAGGTAATCGCATGTACTAGAGAGTATCTCTTACTTATACCATCTTTAGTGCACGCCGAAGCCTGAAAAGAAGATGTCTGCAATCGCCGTGTCTTGGAAGTGGGTGCCAGGATAGACATCCGTGATGACGAAGCTGACTTGGGTGATTGTACCGGGCTTGAAGGTGATATCCGGGAACTCTACCGATTGAGGCTCTACGGTATCCTTCAGATTCACGGTGCTCAGATATTTGCCATTTACCAGAATCTTCAGCGTTTTGACCCGGCTATTTTGACTCCAATGAGTACTGGTTCGTGCAAAGCCATTGATGAGTGATAGCCTATTAATTCCCAGAGGGTTTTCTCTCTCCTCGTACTGCTTGGCTCTAGTGTCGAAATGAAACGTGACACTTTCTCCGATGCCATAGCCTTCAGCTCCCTCCACCCAGACAGTGTCTTTTTTGTAATCGTGGATATTGCTTACGTCATAGGAATGGATTCCATCACGCAGAGTGGTTGAGGCATTGATTGAAATCGGTGGAGCTCCGCAATACCAGCTGCAGCCAATCCCGTGGCCATGGTCGTCGACTTCAGGAGGCGTGGGCAGGGGAGGGGCGGTGATTTTGTCTGCACATGAGGTGTACAGCAGAGAGCCTAAGCTCAATGCGGGTAGGAATGCTTTCATGTGGGTATCCTAGAAGAAGCTGGAAAGAATTAAATGCTGAAAATCTAGCTTTTTAGGTGTCGCTTAAGAAGCATTCGGCTTAATAACGTGTTTACTTTTTTGGGGGAGAATAGGAAGGTTTCGGCATGTCCGCTATTTACGATGAGCTGAAGGCAATTTTGTTGGCAAAGTCCGTGAGGACTGGTGAGTTCACCCTCGCATCTGGAGCGAAGTCCGATCTGTATATTGATTGCCGCGTCACGGCGCTTGATCCAGTGGGCGCCCGCCTGATTGGCCAGCTTGGCTGGGCGGCTGTTCGTGAAAAGATCCAGAATGATGGTCTTAATATCGATGCCATCGGTGGTATGACCATGGGGGCGGATCCGATCTCCTTGGCAGTGGGCATGACTTCAGCCATGGAGCACCCGGAAGAAATGCTTCAGGTATTCAATATCCGCAAGGAGCCTAAAGGCCACGGACGCGGTAAGCAGATTGAAGGAAACTTCAAAGAAGGCGACCAGGTTGTCGTGGTAGATGATGTGATCACCACAGGTGGTTCTACCCTTAAGGCTATCGATGCGATCGAGGCCGCTGGTGGTACCGTGAAGTTCGCTCTGGTCCTTGTCGATCGTGAGGAAGGTGGGCGCCAAGCCATCGAGGAGCGTGGGATTCCGGTTGTTGCTCTTTACAGTAGAGCGACCTTGTTAGGCGAATAGTTCTCTGCTATTCTTGAGCTATGGAAGCGTCACTGAAGAAAGATCTCGCAGCATGCGGCTCTCTTTTGTGGCGCTCTTTCTTTCTCATGCCCTTGATGCTCGCAGTCTGGTTGGTGGTGGG is a genomic window of Rubritalea squalenifaciens DSM 18772 containing:
- a CDS encoding NADase-type glycan-binding domain-containing protein, whose amino-acid sequence is MKAFLPALSLGSLLYTSCADKITAPPLPTPPEVDDHGHGIGCSWYCGAPPISINASTTLRDGIHSYDVSNIHDYKKDTVWVEGAEGYGIGESVTFHFDTRAKQYEERENPLGINRLSLINGFARTSTHWSQNSRVKTLKILVNGKYLSTVNLKDTVEPQSVEFPDITFKPGTITQVSFVITDVYPGTHFQDTAIADIFFSGFGVH
- the pyrE gene encoding orotate phosphoribosyltransferase encodes the protein MSAIYDELKAILLAKSVRTGEFTLASGAKSDLYIDCRVTALDPVGARLIGQLGWAAVREKIQNDGLNIDAIGGMTMGADPISLAVGMTSAMEHPEEMLQVFNIRKEPKGHGRGKQIEGNFKEGDQVVVVDDVITTGGSTLKAIDAIEAAGGTVKFALVLVDREEGGRQAIEERGIPVVALYSRATLLGE